From Actinopolyspora lacussalsi, a single genomic window includes:
- a CDS encoding MFS family permease (product_source=COG0477; cath_funfam=1.20.1250.20; cog=COG0477; pfam=PF07690; superfamily=103473; transmembrane_helix_parts=Outside_1_26,TMhelix_27_49,Inside_50_55,TMhelix_56_78,Outside_79_97,TMhelix_98_120,Inside_121_150,TMhelix_151_173,Outside_174_182,TMhelix_183_205,Inside_206_229,TMhelix_230_252,Outside_253_266,TMhelix_267_289,Inside_290_293,TMhelix_294_316,Outside_317_320,TMhelix_321_343,Inside_344_355,TMhelix_356_378,Outside_379_387,TMhelix_388_406,Inside_407_409), with translation MPPEPNPVTSPPVAENPHGRSLSSGRAFALAGAILAVFLMASTAPSPMYAIYQREWGFSSTVLTLVFAVYMVGILAALLLFGSLSDHLGRRPVLLGSIALETVSLLVLAFAPGVGWLCAGRVLQGLATGTVTSAVSATLLDFQPPGSGRGPLVNGIAASAGMAVGSAMAGALVQFAPAPTELSYLVLIAALVVLFLGVLAIPEPVERGRVEARRMLRPQRPTVPEGQGRTFTLLAATMLAAWTVGGMFMSLGPSVASGLVESNSHFVGGLTVTVLAGVGSIGQVLASGWHGTRAVRLAVPLLLVGLAAVAAAVILGNAVLLFGGSIVLGAGWGLMFMGGFRLLSALARPEQRAGTSAMIYVVAYLSAGLSSILLGYLTTLFGLENATIVFAVAAGAFAVLARLGSGRIR, from the coding sequence ATGCCGCCCGAGCCGAACCCCGTCACTTCCCCACCGGTCGCGGAGAATCCCCACGGCCGCAGTCTCTCGTCCGGCAGGGCGTTCGCACTCGCGGGAGCGATTCTCGCGGTGTTCCTGATGGCTTCCACCGCGCCCTCTCCGATGTATGCCATCTACCAACGGGAGTGGGGCTTCTCCAGCACGGTGCTGACGCTCGTCTTCGCCGTCTACATGGTCGGGATCCTGGCAGCGCTGCTGTTGTTCGGTTCCCTGTCGGACCACCTGGGACGACGCCCCGTGCTGCTGGGATCGATAGCGCTCGAAACGGTCTCGCTGCTCGTACTGGCGTTCGCCCCGGGCGTCGGTTGGCTGTGCGCCGGTCGGGTTCTGCAGGGACTGGCGACAGGTACCGTCACCAGCGCGGTCAGCGCCACGCTGCTCGACTTCCAACCGCCGGGAAGCGGGCGCGGGCCGCTGGTGAACGGGATCGCCGCCTCGGCGGGCATGGCGGTGGGATCGGCGATGGCGGGTGCGCTGGTGCAGTTCGCTCCGGCACCGACCGAGTTGAGCTACCTGGTGCTGATCGCCGCGCTGGTCGTGCTGTTCCTCGGAGTGCTGGCGATACCCGAACCCGTGGAACGAGGCCGTGTCGAGGCGCGGCGGATGCTGCGCCCGCAGCGGCCGACCGTGCCCGAGGGGCAGGGGCGGACGTTCACGCTGCTGGCCGCCACGATGCTGGCCGCCTGGACGGTCGGCGGGATGTTCATGTCACTGGGGCCCTCGGTGGCCAGCGGGCTGGTCGAGAGCAACTCGCACTTCGTCGGTGGTCTGACCGTGACGGTGCTGGCCGGGGTCGGCAGCATCGGGCAGGTACTGGCCTCGGGGTGGCACGGCACCCGTGCGGTACGGCTGGCGGTCCCGTTGCTGCTGGTCGGTCTGGCCGCCGTCGCGGCGGCGGTGATCCTCGGAAACGCCGTGCTGCTGTTCGGCGGCTCGATCGTGCTCGGCGCGGGGTGGGGGCTGATGTTCATGGGCGGTTTCCGACTGCTCAGCGCCCTGGCGAGGCCCGAACAACGGGCGGGCACCTCGGCGATGATCTACGTGGTCGCCTACCTGTCCGCCGGACTCTCCAGCATCCTGCTCGGCTACCTGACCACGCTGTTCGGGCTGGAAAACGCCACGATCGTGTTCGCCGTCGCGGCGGGAGCGTTCGCCGTGCTGGCCCGGCTCGGCAGCGGCAGGATCCGTTGA
- a CDS encoding GNAT superfamily N-acetyltransferase (product_source=COG0454; cath_funfam=3.40.630.30; cog=COG0454; pfam=PF00583; superfamily=55729): MRTDVQPLIRALRTSLTETGFLEFAHRASEQGLVFTGVYDEYSRCVAVATHRVLETSRGRLLFVDDLVTDPELRSHGVGGYLVDQLAERAREANCARLELDSGVVNNQAHRFYHARRMAVSAFHFALELEHGKSAS, translated from the coding sequence ATGCGTACTGATGTCCAGCCGCTCATCCGTGCGTTGCGGACGAGTCTGACCGAAACCGGCTTTCTCGAATTCGCGCACCGGGCGAGTGAGCAGGGGCTGGTTTTCACCGGTGTCTACGACGAATACTCCCGTTGTGTCGCGGTGGCCACCCATCGCGTGCTCGAAACCAGTCGGGGCAGGTTGTTGTTCGTCGACGATCTGGTCACCGATCCGGAGCTGCGTTCACACGGGGTCGGCGGATACCTAGTGGACCAACTGGCCGAACGTGCTCGTGAGGCGAACTGTGCTCGCCTCGAACTGGATTCGGGAGTGGTTAACAACCAGGCGCACCGCTTTTACCACGCTCGTCGCATGGCGGTTTCGGCGTTTCATTTCGCTTTGGAACTCGAGCACGGAAAATCGGCTTCGTAG
- a CDS encoding NADPH:quinone reductase-like Zn-dependent oxidoreductase (product_source=COG0604; cath_funfam=3.90.180.10; cog=COG0604; pfam=PF08240,PF13602; smart=SM00829; superfamily=51735) — protein sequence MRAAYIEELGPPGIIRYGSLPDPSPAPHEVLVRVIASAVNHVDTFVRSGAWRTPVTFPFVIGRDLVGTVVATGSSVTGFRAGEAVWCNSMGHAGRGGAAAELVPVPEERLYRLPDGVNATEAAAVAHPATTAYLGLFTHGRLRSGETVLVSGAAGNVGSALVVLAAVSGAEVIAVAAQHDADHCRSLGAAHVIDYRSPDMADRISECAPDGVDLYVDTSARNDLDSAIPLLAGRGRVVLMSGLSTRPKLPVGELYLRDRSVHGFAISHARGDELAEAAAEINRLTGAGELRPNRVEELPLDSAATAHRRLEEGSVRGKLVLRISDE from the coding sequence ATGCGTGCCGCTTACATCGAAGAACTCGGTCCCCCCGGGATCATCCGGTACGGGTCACTGCCCGATCCCTCCCCCGCGCCGCACGAGGTGCTCGTCCGGGTAATCGCGTCGGCGGTGAACCACGTGGACACGTTCGTCCGTTCCGGCGCGTGGCGCACCCCGGTGACGTTCCCGTTCGTCATCGGGCGCGACCTCGTCGGAACGGTAGTCGCAACCGGGAGCTCGGTAACCGGATTCCGCGCGGGAGAGGCGGTCTGGTGCAACAGCATGGGGCACGCCGGCCGAGGAGGCGCCGCCGCCGAACTGGTACCGGTCCCCGAGGAACGCTTGTACCGGTTGCCGGACGGGGTGAACGCGACGGAAGCCGCGGCAGTCGCGCATCCCGCCACCACCGCTTATCTCGGGTTGTTCACCCACGGTCGACTGCGCTCCGGTGAAACGGTGTTGGTATCCGGGGCCGCGGGTAATGTCGGCAGCGCACTGGTGGTGCTTGCCGCCGTTTCGGGCGCGGAGGTGATCGCCGTCGCCGCCCAGCACGACGCGGATCACTGCCGTTCACTCGGAGCCGCACACGTGATCGACTACCGGTCGCCAGACATGGCGGACCGGATCAGCGAGTGCGCTCCCGACGGAGTCGATCTGTACGTGGACACCTCAGCGAGGAACGATCTCGATTCCGCGATCCCCCTGTTGGCGGGGCGTGGCCGTGTAGTGCTGATGTCCGGTCTGAGCACCCGACCGAAGCTGCCTGTCGGTGAGCTCTACCTGCGAGATCGTTCGGTGCACGGCTTCGCCATCTCGCACGCGCGAGGCGACGAGCTGGCCGAAGCCGCGGCCGAGATCAACCGGTTGACGGGTGCGGGCGAGCTGCGTCCCAACCGCGTGGAGGAACTGCCCCTGGACTCCGCGGCCACGGCGCACCGGAGGCTGGAAGAGGGCTCGGTGCGGGGGAAGCTCGTCCTGCGGATATCCGACGAATAA
- a CDS encoding hypothetical protein (product_source=Hypo-rule applied; cath_funfam=3.30.530.20; pfam=PF10604; superfamily=55961), which translates to MTKSIVDQSPLFEVSARIDVAASPKAVYDVISDLPRSYEWSPECMGGTWISGEPSAVGSVFRGENLRKEEVVAWAPLVRGTWYTECRIVRADPGSSFRWMMLSHANEDQESVWGFDIERNGAGSVLEHNFRMGEATAGIHKIVADMDESDRAKFITDWTAKLEQDLDDTLRRIKNVIEKTP; encoded by the coding sequence ATGACGAAAAGCATCGTAGACCAGTCACCACTGTTCGAAGTAAGTGCGAGGATCGATGTCGCCGCCTCCCCGAAAGCGGTTTACGACGTGATCAGCGATCTGCCGAGAAGTTACGAGTGGAGCCCGGAGTGCATGGGCGGGACATGGATTTCGGGGGAGCCGTCAGCGGTGGGGTCAGTATTTCGTGGCGAAAATCTTCGCAAGGAAGAAGTAGTGGCGTGGGCACCGCTGGTGCGGGGAACATGGTACACCGAATGCCGGATCGTTCGCGCCGATCCGGGCAGCTCCTTCCGGTGGATGATGCTCAGCCACGCGAATGAGGACCAGGAGAGCGTCTGGGGATTCGACATCGAGAGAAACGGCGCGGGTTCGGTGCTCGAGCACAATTTCCGCATGGGCGAGGCGACCGCCGGGATTCACAAGATCGTGGCCGATATGGACGAATCAGACCGGGCTAAGTTCATAACGGACTGGACAGCGAAACTCGAGCAGGATCTGGACGACACCCTGCGACGCATCAAGAACGTGATCGAGAAGACACCGTAG
- a CDS encoding acyl-coenzyme A synthetase/AMP-(fatty) acid ligase (product_source=COG0365; cath_funfam=2.30.38.10,3.40.50.980; cog=COG0365; pfam=PF00501; superfamily=56801) — protein MFLQRLGNKGIRLGTLFERAATRHPGNFVVLDHDLDIAPALGRRATLGELADLIDDFAARLASIDVRPGDHVVVHKSDGFDISLLACSIVRVGAVPVLLSSKLDGSTVAELSRRVGEPFLITDQHKIEESLPSEVFDISRHVLLTSGNHPRATSFDMLSEAKRVQPVESPPDRPTLVTHTSGTTGLPKLAVHTGRSFQARYRPQATLVSLGVRKREPVAMHVSFVHSRMFTAMPISILQGHPLVVLKEDDPETVGDLFTQLPPGFIEAHPNTFLRWEELAGDSRGPLANVKYFSSTFDAIHPRTVNRLLSASRRKHARFAQAYGQSEIGPIAARTYSHKDGADFDGRCVGAPFPGMTGVRVVSRDGNTPTRSNPGYIEVKSDGRIVTYLEEHHRWEKQVNDGWWRMGDLGYRTRWGCLHLLDREVDEIPGVQSTLEIEDKLFTSVPELVEVIIIQGGDGTPVPVVCTRNDEPLDRNAWEAALRDLPPLGEPVHWRLEDLPQTSTTKIKRLELAKLIEQPAGTGATSG, from the coding sequence ATGTTTCTGCAGCGATTGGGCAACAAGGGTATCCGGCTCGGCACGCTGTTCGAGCGGGCAGCGACGCGACATCCCGGCAATTTCGTCGTCCTGGATCACGACCTGGACATCGCCCCCGCCCTGGGGCGGCGAGCCACACTCGGCGAACTCGCCGACCTGATCGACGATTTCGCCGCTCGGCTGGCCTCGATCGACGTCCGCCCCGGTGATCACGTCGTGGTCCACAAGAGCGACGGTTTCGACATCTCACTGCTGGCCTGCTCGATAGTGCGGGTAGGTGCGGTCCCCGTACTGCTCTCATCCAAATTGGATGGCTCCACGGTCGCCGAGCTGTCGCGTCGGGTGGGAGAGCCGTTCCTGATCACCGACCAGCACAAAATCGAGGAATCGTTACCGTCGGAAGTTTTCGACATCTCCCGCCACGTGCTGCTCACCAGCGGAAACCACCCCCGCGCGACCTCGTTCGACATGCTTTCCGAGGCCAAGCGGGTCCAGCCGGTGGAATCGCCACCGGATCGGCCCACCCTCGTTACGCACACCTCCGGAACCACCGGTCTTCCCAAACTGGCCGTGCACACCGGCAGGAGTTTCCAGGCCCGCTACCGGCCGCAGGCAACGCTCGTATCGCTCGGGGTGCGCAAACGCGAACCCGTCGCGATGCACGTCTCGTTCGTGCACTCGCGCATGTTCACCGCGATGCCGATCTCGATCCTGCAGGGGCACCCGCTCGTGGTACTCAAAGAGGACGATCCGGAAACAGTCGGTGACCTGTTCACGCAGTTACCACCGGGATTCATCGAGGCGCACCCCAACACCTTCCTCCGTTGGGAGGAGCTCGCCGGGGACTCCCGCGGGCCGCTGGCGAATGTCAAGTACTTCAGCAGCACGTTCGACGCCATTCATCCGCGAACGGTGAATCGGCTGCTCTCGGCATCGCGACGCAAGCATGCCCGGTTCGCGCAGGCTTACGGACAGAGCGAGATCGGCCCGATCGCGGCCCGTACGTATTCGCACAAGGACGGTGCTGATTTCGACGGACGCTGCGTCGGGGCACCTTTCCCCGGCATGACAGGTGTGCGCGTTGTCAGTCGCGACGGCAACACCCCCACACGGAGCAATCCCGGCTACATCGAGGTCAAAAGCGACGGCCGCATCGTGACCTACCTGGAGGAGCACCACAGGTGGGAAAAGCAGGTCAACGACGGATGGTGGCGCATGGGCGATCTCGGATACCGCACCCGCTGGGGTTGCCTGCACCTGCTCGACCGCGAGGTTGACGAGATTCCGGGCGTGCAGAGCACCCTGGAGATCGAGGACAAACTGTTCACCTCCGTCCCCGAACTCGTCGAAGTGATCATCATCCAGGGCGGAGACGGTACACCTGTTCCGGTCGTGTGCACCAGGAACGACGAGCCACTGGATCGGAACGCCTGGGAGGCGGCGCTACGTGATCTGCCGCCACTGGGCGAGCCCGTGCACTGGCGTCTGGAGGATCTGCCGCAGACATCCACCACCAAGATCAAGCGATTGGAACTCGCCAAGCTGATCGAGCAGCCCGCGGGCACGGGTGCCACGAGCGGGTGA
- a CDS encoding NNP family nitrate/nitrite transporter-like MFS transporter (product_source=KO:K02575; cath_funfam=1.20.1250.20; cog=COG2223; ko=KO:K02575; pfam=PF07690; superfamily=103473; tigrfam=TIGR00886; transmembrane_helix_parts=Inside_1_34,TMhelix_35_57,Outside_58_71,TMhelix_72_94,Inside_95_100,TMhelix_101_120,Outside_121_124,TMhelix_125_147,Inside_148_167,TMhelix_168_190,Outside_191_194,TMhelix_195_214,Inside_215_238,TMhelix_239_261,Outside_262_270,TMhelix_271_293,Inside_294_299,TMhelix_300_322,Outside_323_325,TMhelix_326_348,Inside_349_382,TMhelix_383_405,Outside_406_414,TMhelix_415_437,Inside_438_462) yields the protein MNRKFASGGWITGWNPENEEFWRSTGKPIARRNLALSVLAEHIGFSVWSMWSVLVLFMSPEIGLDFAPEEKFLLVTVPTLVGAILRLPYGWAVTRFGGRNWTMTSSALLLVPTVLAAYFVRQPGTPLWVFLLIGATAGVGGGNFSSSMTNIAAFFPRRHHGWVLGLNAGIGNLGVAVVQLLGLLVIATVGDSHPSYIAVTYLPLIATVAVLAAFRMDNVDAVRVRSSALPEAARNRHTWVVSLLYVGTFGSFIGYGFAFGLVLQNQFGSTPLQAASLTFLGPLLGSLARPLGGRLADLRGGARITSWTFGGLAAGTAVLLIASGVHSLPLFVTGFTVMFVLSGIGNGSTYKMIPTIFAEQAEREVTAGGDAGAAFRRAQRVSGAVIGIAGAVGALGGVGINLAFRISYAGETGSGIPAFCAFLAFYALCVLLISRCYSRRGTHIDPRTEPHRTERVVTTDVR from the coding sequence ATGAACAGGAAATTCGCCTCCGGAGGCTGGATAACGGGGTGGAACCCCGAGAACGAGGAGTTCTGGCGAAGCACCGGAAAACCCATCGCACGCCGAAACCTGGCGCTGTCCGTCCTCGCCGAACACATCGGGTTCTCGGTGTGGAGCATGTGGTCGGTGCTGGTGTTGTTCATGTCGCCGGAGATCGGGCTGGACTTCGCCCCGGAGGAGAAGTTCCTGCTGGTCACGGTTCCCACGCTGGTGGGAGCGATCCTGCGACTGCCGTACGGTTGGGCGGTCACCAGATTCGGCGGGCGGAACTGGACGATGACCTCGTCCGCACTGCTGCTGGTTCCGACGGTCCTGGCGGCGTACTTCGTGCGGCAGCCGGGAACCCCGCTGTGGGTGTTCCTGCTGATCGGTGCCACCGCGGGTGTTGGCGGCGGCAATTTCTCCTCGTCGATGACGAACATCGCCGCGTTCTTCCCCCGCAGACACCACGGGTGGGTTCTCGGGTTGAACGCGGGGATCGGCAACCTCGGTGTGGCGGTGGTACAGCTCCTCGGTCTCCTCGTGATCGCCACGGTGGGAGATTCGCATCCGTCCTACATCGCCGTCACGTACCTGCCGCTGATCGCTACGGTCGCGGTCCTCGCCGCGTTCAGGATGGACAACGTGGACGCGGTGCGGGTGCGTTCGAGCGCCCTTCCCGAAGCCGCGCGCAACAGGCACACCTGGGTAGTGTCGTTGCTCTACGTGGGAACGTTCGGTTCCTTCATCGGCTACGGTTTCGCCTTCGGGCTCGTACTGCAGAACCAGTTCGGATCCACACCGCTGCAAGCGGCATCACTGACCTTCCTGGGACCGCTGCTGGGATCGCTGGCACGCCCGCTGGGAGGAAGGCTCGCCGACCTGCGCGGTGGTGCCAGGATCACCTCGTGGACGTTCGGGGGGTTGGCGGCGGGAACCGCGGTACTACTGATCGCGTCGGGCGTACACTCGTTGCCGTTGTTCGTCACCGGGTTCACCGTGATGTTCGTACTCAGCGGCATCGGCAACGGCTCGACGTACAAGATGATTCCCACGATCTTCGCCGAACAGGCGGAACGCGAGGTGACAGCTGGTGGGGACGCCGGGGCGGCGTTCCGACGAGCACAGCGCGTGTCCGGCGCCGTCATCGGCATCGCGGGTGCGGTGGGGGCACTGGGAGGCGTGGGTATCAACCTCGCGTTCCGAATCTCCTACGCGGGTGAAACGGGCAGCGGCATTCCCGCGTTCTGCGCGTTTCTCGCCTTCTACGCGCTGTGCGTACTGCTGATCAGTCGCTGTTACTCCCGACGGGGCACTCATATCGACCCCAGGACGGAACCGCACCGCACGGAACGAGTGGTGACTACCGATGTCCGATGA
- a CDS encoding assimilatory nitrate reductase catalytic subunit (product_source=KO:K00372; cath_funfam=2.20.25.90,2.40.40.20,3.40.228.10,3.40.50.740; cog=COG0243; ko=KO:K00372; pfam=PF00384,PF01568,PF04879; superfamily=50692,53706), which produces MSDDSHGRNATASGHGLGAESHCPYCALQCGTRLTPTTDGDLTVRPTDFPTNRGGLCRKGWTAPALLNTPDRLRSPLVRGRDGTLVETDWRSALDLIASRLSDIRDTHGPDAAAVFGGGGLTNEKSYMLGKFARVALGTSQIDYNGRFCMSAAAAAGNAAFGVDRGLQFPVTDLANSEVVLLAGGNPAETMPPLMRHLQHPDLIVVDPRRTRTAEQAALHLQPAPGTDLALALGLLHLAVAENLVDHDYIDRRTNGFEDMWAVVLDWWPERVERVTGVPRDALRRAVRMLATASRAHLLTGRGVEQHRNGTDTAAAFVNLALALGLPGRYGSGYGCLTGQGNGQGGREHGQKSDQLPGYRMITDPAARAHVAEVWGVPPESLPGPGRGAYELLDALGEPAGPRALLLHGSNPVVSAPNADHVAKRLRALDLLVVSDFVPSETAVLADVVLPATQWAEEEGTLTNLEGRVLRRRAALSAPPGARSDLEILHELAVRLGQPAWRFPTEPRAVFEELRRASSGGRADYSGISYERLDSGEALYWPCPSTADESHPGTPRPFLERFAHPDGRARFAAVDGTEHVPDPAYPLLLTTGRLASHYQSGAQTRRVAELTETAHEPYVEVHPDTADRFGLIRDEPAQITSTRGSAIARVSLVRSMRTDTIFLPFHFPGSGRANTVTSPVLDPISGMPEFKVCPARIAPCEERE; this is translated from the coding sequence ATGTCCGATGACTCGCACGGCCGTAACGCCACCGCGTCCGGCCACGGACTCGGCGCGGAATCGCACTGCCCGTACTGCGCGTTGCAGTGCGGCACCCGGCTGACGCCCACCACCGACGGCGATCTCACGGTTCGCCCCACGGACTTCCCCACGAATCGCGGCGGGCTGTGCCGCAAGGGTTGGACCGCTCCGGCACTGCTGAACACACCGGACCGACTGCGCTCGCCGCTCGTTCGCGGACGGGACGGCACCCTGGTCGAAACCGACTGGCGGAGTGCGCTGGATCTGATCGCTTCGCGGCTGAGCGATATCCGGGATACCCACGGGCCGGACGCGGCAGCGGTCTTCGGTGGTGGCGGGCTCACCAACGAGAAGTCTTACATGCTGGGCAAATTCGCCCGAGTCGCGCTCGGTACCAGTCAGATCGACTACAACGGGCGATTCTGCATGTCCGCCGCGGCCGCGGCCGGAAACGCCGCGTTCGGTGTCGACCGCGGACTGCAGTTCCCGGTGACCGACCTCGCGAATTCGGAGGTGGTGCTGCTGGCCGGGGGCAATCCGGCCGAAACGATGCCACCGCTGATGCGGCACCTGCAACATCCCGATCTGATCGTCGTTGATCCTCGCCGAACCAGAACCGCCGAACAGGCGGCGTTGCACCTGCAACCCGCACCGGGGACCGACCTCGCCCTCGCGCTCGGGCTGTTGCACCTGGCGGTGGCGGAGAACCTGGTCGACCACGACTACATCGATCGGCGGACGAACGGCTTCGAAGACATGTGGGCGGTCGTCCTCGACTGGTGGCCGGAGCGCGTGGAACGCGTAACGGGTGTGCCGCGTGACGCCCTACGACGCGCGGTACGGATGCTCGCGACCGCCTCGCGCGCGCACCTGCTCACCGGACGCGGTGTCGAACAGCACCGCAACGGCACCGACACGGCGGCGGCTTTCGTCAATCTCGCGCTCGCCCTGGGACTGCCCGGACGTTACGGCAGCGGTTACGGATGCCTCACCGGTCAGGGAAACGGACAGGGTGGCCGGGAACACGGGCAGAAATCCGATCAGCTTCCCGGTTATCGGATGATCACCGATCCCGCCGCGCGTGCCCACGTGGCCGAGGTCTGGGGAGTCCCACCCGAATCACTGCCCGGTCCCGGCCGCGGCGCCTACGAACTGCTCGACGCTCTCGGAGAACCCGCTGGTCCGAGAGCGCTGCTGTTGCACGGCTCGAATCCGGTCGTATCGGCGCCGAACGCCGACCACGTGGCGAAACGGTTGCGAGCACTCGACCTGCTCGTGGTGTCCGACTTCGTGCCATCGGAGACCGCCGTACTGGCGGACGTGGTCCTGCCCGCGACCCAATGGGCCGAGGAAGAGGGAACGCTCACGAACCTGGAAGGCCGCGTGCTGCGCAGGCGCGCGGCCCTGTCCGCCCCGCCGGGCGCCCGCTCGGACCTGGAGATCCTGCACGAACTGGCCGTACGGCTGGGTCAGCCCGCCTGGCGGTTCCCCACCGAACCGCGCGCGGTTTTCGAGGAACTGCGAAGGGCTTCCAGTGGCGGTCGGGCGGACTACTCGGGGATCTCCTACGAACGACTGGACTCGGGAGAAGCCCTGTACTGGCCGTGCCCGAGCACGGCGGACGAGTCGCACCCGGGCACCCCAAGACCATTCCTGGAACGATTCGCCCATCCGGACGGACGGGCACGGTTCGCGGCGGTCGACGGCACGGAACACGTCCCCGACCCCGCGTATCCGCTGCTGCTGACCACCGGCAGACTGGCGAGCCACTATCAATCGGGGGCACAGACCCGTCGCGTGGCGGAGCTGACCGAAACGGCTCACGAACCGTACGTGGAGGTACACCCGGATACCGCTGATCGGTTCGGGCTGATTCGGGACGAGCCGGCGCAGATCACCTCGACGCGGGGCAGTGCGATCGCGCGCGTGAGCCTGGTGCGTTCGATGCGAACGGATACGATATTCCTACCCTTCCACTTTCCCGGCAGCGGACGGGCCAACACGGTGACGAGCCCCGTGCTCGACCCGATCAGCGGTATGCCCGAGTTCAAGGTCTGTCCCGCACGCATCGCACCGTGTGAGGAGCGGGAATGA